One Misgurnus anguillicaudatus chromosome 20, ASM2758022v2, whole genome shotgun sequence DNA segment encodes these proteins:
- the pygo2 gene encoding pygopus homolog 2 isoform X2, with protein MKSPEKKKRKSNAQGAAFSHLSEFAPPPTPMVDHLVASNPFDDDFGPPSRPTGGGGPGGAPFMSSPGAGGGGYGGPGRMAGGMGFMGGPGGPGGGQPGRRPPFGPPAPNAGPHPHLGFGGMPGFGGGGGGGGGGGGFPPGGPSQFNMPPNFSPPMHPGQGFNPMLSPGAMGGGPGGGGGPPHPRFGMPQQQPPHGQGGHPFNSPPLPGGPGPRGPPHGPMNPMGGMGGGMNMMGMGGGGGGGNMVGGHPGMPPQGQFPPPQDGPYPVSSPPVGDDGKNFVGGPGGGPPVPSQQQPPNLNPSGPPSNNATPGPSPAPGPQQPGGGFHPDVPQPNPNTPGQPQSAPQPPNPNSSPTGPLNGPQPQQAPTNQHPPNSTGGPGSNTPSNQQQPTPPNSTPGSGPYNQQNNASGGPNQPPNSNQNNLSNSSGGNTPGSNPNPPSNSNSTPNTQSPLPSGPAPTSGGPGSGPPKLGGGMVFPCGLCMSEVHDDQEAILCEASCQRWFHRDCTGLTEPAYGLLTRESAAVWACDFCLKTKEIQAVYVRQGLGQLVAANDG; from the exons ATGAAGAGTCCAGAGAAAAAGAAGAGGAAATCTAACGCTCAG GGGGCAGCGTTTTCCCACCTCTCTGAGTTCGCACCCCCTCCCACTCCGATGGTGGATCACCTGGTGGCCTCTAACCCTTTCGACGATGACTTTGGTCCTCCGTCACGACCCACTGGTGGGGGAGGTCCAGGTGGTGCCCCATTTATGTCCAGCCCAGGGGCCGGTGGAGGAGGCTACGGCGGGCCTGGACGAATGGCAGGAGGTATGGGATTCATGGGCGGCCCCGGAGGACCTGGAGGTGGACAGCCTGGAAGAAGACCCCCTTTTGGTCCCCCGGCACCAAACGCTGGACCACACCCCCATCTTGGCTTTGGCGGCATGCCAGGCTTCGGAGGTGGTGGAGGCGGAGGAGGTGGTGGAGGAGGTTTTCCACCTGGTGGACCATCACAGTTTAACATGCCACCCAATTTTAGCCCTCCTATGCACCCTGGGCAGGGCTTCAACCCAATGTTGTCACCTGGAGCAATGGGAGGTGGACCAGGAGGCGGAGGAGGTCCGCCTCATCCTCGGTTCGGGATGCCTCAGCAACAGCCTCCACATGGACAGGGAGGTCATCCATTTAACAGCCCACCCTTACCTGGAGGCCCTGGACCTCGTGGGCCCCCTCATGGCCCCATGAACCCTATGGGGGGTATGGGAGGAGGAATGAACATGATGGGAATGGGTGGTGGAGGTGGCGGGGGTAATATGGTGGGCGGACACCCAGGTATGCCACCACAAGGACAGTTTCCACCTCCACAAGATGGCCCATACCCTGTTTCGAGTCCACCTGTAGGTGATGATGGAAAGAACTTTGTTGGCGGTCCAGGTGGAGGTCCACCCGTCCCCTCCCAACAGCAACCACCTAACCTTAATCCTTCTGGTCCACCATCCAACAATGCGACCCCTGGTCCATCCCCAGCACCTGGACCCCAACAGCCTGGAGGCGGTTTCCATCCAGATGTACCACAACCTAACCCCAATACGCCAGGGCAACCCCAGTCGGCTCCCCAGCCCCCCAATCCCAACTCTTCCCCAACAGGCCCGCTTAACGGTCCACAGCCTCAACAAGCGCCAACTAATCAGCATCCTCCAAACTCCACCGGTGGTCCTGGTTCCAACACGCCATCCAACCAACAGCAACCGACACCACCAAACTCCACCCCAGGGTCTGGACCCTACAACCAGCAGAACAATGCATCCGGAGGTCCAAACCAGCCACCTAACTCCAACCAGAACAACCTTAGCAACAGCAGTGGCGGCAACACCCCGGGTAGTAACCCCAATCCTCCATCCAACTCTAACTCCACACCCAACACCCAGTCCCCACTTCCCAGCGGGCCTGCGCCAACATCTGGCGGCCCAGGCTCCGGTCCTCCAAAGCTGGGTGGAGGCATGGTGTTTCCCTGTGGCCTCTGCATGTCAGAAGTCCACGATGACCAAGAGGCCATCTTATGTGAAGCTTCATGCCAACGCTGGTTTCATAGAGACTGCACGGGCCTGACTGAGCCAGCATATGGGCTGCTAACCAGGGAAAGTGCTGCTGTTTGGGCCTGTGATTTTTGCCTCAAGACAAAAGAGATTCAAGCGGTTTATGTGCGTCAGGGATTGGGGCAGCTTGTGGCTGCAAATGACGGTTAA
- the pygo2 gene encoding pygopus homolog 2 isoform X1 has product MAGQQAGQTQGKRGKGSQMKSPEKKKRKSNAQGAAFSHLSEFAPPPTPMVDHLVASNPFDDDFGPPSRPTGGGGPGGAPFMSSPGAGGGGYGGPGRMAGGMGFMGGPGGPGGGQPGRRPPFGPPAPNAGPHPHLGFGGMPGFGGGGGGGGGGGGFPPGGPSQFNMPPNFSPPMHPGQGFNPMLSPGAMGGGPGGGGGPPHPRFGMPQQQPPHGQGGHPFNSPPLPGGPGPRGPPHGPMNPMGGMGGGMNMMGMGGGGGGGNMVGGHPGMPPQGQFPPPQDGPYPVSSPPVGDDGKNFVGGPGGGPPVPSQQQPPNLNPSGPPSNNATPGPSPAPGPQQPGGGFHPDVPQPNPNTPGQPQSAPQPPNPNSSPTGPLNGPQPQQAPTNQHPPNSTGGPGSNTPSNQQQPTPPNSTPGSGPYNQQNNASGGPNQPPNSNQNNLSNSSGGNTPGSNPNPPSNSNSTPNTQSPLPSGPAPTSGGPGSGPPKLGGGMVFPCGLCMSEVHDDQEAILCEASCQRWFHRDCTGLTEPAYGLLTRESAAVWACDFCLKTKEIQAVYVRQGLGQLVAANDG; this is encoded by the exons ATGGCGGGACAGCAGGCGGGACAGACTCAAGGAAAACGAGGCAAAG GTTCCCAGATGAAGAGTCCAGAGAAAAAGAAGAGGAAATCTAACGCTCAG GGGGCAGCGTTTTCCCACCTCTCTGAGTTCGCACCCCCTCCCACTCCGATGGTGGATCACCTGGTGGCCTCTAACCCTTTCGACGATGACTTTGGTCCTCCGTCACGACCCACTGGTGGGGGAGGTCCAGGTGGTGCCCCATTTATGTCCAGCCCAGGGGCCGGTGGAGGAGGCTACGGCGGGCCTGGACGAATGGCAGGAGGTATGGGATTCATGGGCGGCCCCGGAGGACCTGGAGGTGGACAGCCTGGAAGAAGACCCCCTTTTGGTCCCCCGGCACCAAACGCTGGACCACACCCCCATCTTGGCTTTGGCGGCATGCCAGGCTTCGGAGGTGGTGGAGGCGGAGGAGGTGGTGGAGGAGGTTTTCCACCTGGTGGACCATCACAGTTTAACATGCCACCCAATTTTAGCCCTCCTATGCACCCTGGGCAGGGCTTCAACCCAATGTTGTCACCTGGAGCAATGGGAGGTGGACCAGGAGGCGGAGGAGGTCCGCCTCATCCTCGGTTCGGGATGCCTCAGCAACAGCCTCCACATGGACAGGGAGGTCATCCATTTAACAGCCCACCCTTACCTGGAGGCCCTGGACCTCGTGGGCCCCCTCATGGCCCCATGAACCCTATGGGGGGTATGGGAGGAGGAATGAACATGATGGGAATGGGTGGTGGAGGTGGCGGGGGTAATATGGTGGGCGGACACCCAGGTATGCCACCACAAGGACAGTTTCCACCTCCACAAGATGGCCCATACCCTGTTTCGAGTCCACCTGTAGGTGATGATGGAAAGAACTTTGTTGGCGGTCCAGGTGGAGGTCCACCCGTCCCCTCCCAACAGCAACCACCTAACCTTAATCCTTCTGGTCCACCATCCAACAATGCGACCCCTGGTCCATCCCCAGCACCTGGACCCCAACAGCCTGGAGGCGGTTTCCATCCAGATGTACCACAACCTAACCCCAATACGCCAGGGCAACCCCAGTCGGCTCCCCAGCCCCCCAATCCCAACTCTTCCCCAACAGGCCCGCTTAACGGTCCACAGCCTCAACAAGCGCCAACTAATCAGCATCCTCCAAACTCCACCGGTGGTCCTGGTTCCAACACGCCATCCAACCAACAGCAACCGACACCACCAAACTCCACCCCAGGGTCTGGACCCTACAACCAGCAGAACAATGCATCCGGAGGTCCAAACCAGCCACCTAACTCCAACCAGAACAACCTTAGCAACAGCAGTGGCGGCAACACCCCGGGTAGTAACCCCAATCCTCCATCCAACTCTAACTCCACACCCAACACCCAGTCCCCACTTCCCAGCGGGCCTGCGCCAACATCTGGCGGCCCAGGCTCCGGTCCTCCAAAGCTGGGTGGAGGCATGGTGTTTCCCTGTGGCCTCTGCATGTCAGAAGTCCACGATGACCAAGAGGCCATCTTATGTGAAGCTTCATGCCAACGCTGGTTTCATAGAGACTGCACGGGCCTGACTGAGCCAGCATATGGGCTGCTAACCAGGGAAAGTGCTGCTGTTTGGGCCTGTGATTTTTGCCTCAAGACAAAAGAGATTCAAGCGGTTTATGTGCGTCAGGGATTGGGGCAGCTTGTGGCTGCAAATGACGGTTAA